Within the Pseudomonas guangdongensis genome, the region GCCTGCACAGCCTTGGCGGCCCCACGCACGAACTCTGAACCGGATGCAGCAATGCCTTTCGTCTCGCCCCTGGTCAGCCACCGGAGGTGCTTGTGAGTAATGCAGCCCAAGGAATGAGCGGCACCCTGGGCACTCAAAGCAATCCGCAGGAAGCCCCCCCGCTGTCCCGTCTGCTCGACCAGATGCGCAGCAAGCCACTGATCCCCCTGCTGATCGCCGGTGCTGCCGTCCTGGCGATCGTCGTCGCCCTGCTGCTCTGGGCCCAGGCCCCCGAGTACCGCGTCATCTACAGCAACCTCAGCGAGGCCGATGGCGGGCGCATCATCGCCGAACTGGACAAGCGCGCCATTCCCTACCGCATCGGCGAGGGCGGACAGACCCTGCAGGTGCCGGCCGACAAGGTTCATGCCCTGCGCCTGCAACTGGCCGAGCAGGGGCTGCCGCAAGGCGGCAACGTCGGCTTCGAACTGCTCGACAACCAGGCCTTCGGTGTCAGCCAGTTCGCCGAGCAGATCAATTTCCAGCGCGGCCTGGAAGGCGAGCTGGCACGCTCGATAGAAGCGCTCGGCCCGGTCGCCCGCGCCCGCATCCATCTGGCCATGGGCCGTCAGTCGGTGTTCGTCCGCGAGCGCGAGCCGGCCAGCGCCTCGGTGGTCCTCAACCTGCACCCCGGTCGCGAACTCGGCGAGGGCCAGGTCAACGCCATCGTCCACATGGTGTCCTCCAGCGTCCCCGGCCTGAGCGCGGAGGCCGTCACGGTGGTCGACCAGAACGGGCGCCTGCTGTCGCTGCCCACCTCAGGTTCGCGCGACCTGGACGGCACCCAGCTCAGCTACATCGACGAGGTCGAGCGCTCCTACCAGCGGCGCATCGAGAACATCCTGCTGCCGATCCTCGGTCGCGAGAACGTCCGCGCCCAGGTGGTCGCCCAGATCGACTTCTCTTCCCGCGAGCAGACCGCCGAGCGCTACGGCCCCAACCAGCCCCCGAACGAGGCGGCGGTACGCAGCCAGCAACTGTCCGAGAACTACCTGGGCGGCGACCAGCTGGCCCGCGGCGTGCCCGGCGCGCTGACCAATTCGCCGCCCAACACGCCGCCGCCCGCACCGCCGGCGACCACCGACGCCGCGCAGCCTCCGGCAGCCCAGCAGACCGACGCGGCCGCCGCCACGAATGCCGCCAACGACGCCCAGGCGCCGGCCACCGCCAATGCGCAGACCGGCACCGCCCAGGGCTCGTCCTCGCTCAAGCGCGACCAGCTGATCAACTACGAAGTCGACCGCAGCGTCGAGCACGTGCAGCATCGCCGCGGCAACATCCAGCGCCTGACCGCCGCAGTGGTGATCAACTATCGCGATGCGGTGAACGCCGAGGGCGAGGCGATCCGCGAGCCGCTCAGCGCCGAAGAGCTGGAGAACATCAACCGTCTGGTGCGCCAGGCCATGGGCTTCTCGGCCATGCGCGGCGACGAACTGGAGGTGATCAACAGCCCCTTCGCGCCGCAAGAGGAAACGGTCGAGGTCACCGAGTGGTGGAAGACCCCGGAGTTCTTCAACCTGGCATCGAGCCTGTCGCGCTACCTGCTGGTGGCCTTCATCGCCCTGCTGCTCTGGCTGCTGATCCTGCGTCCGCTCAAGCGCCGTCACGACGAGACCCTGGAGGCCGCCGCCGCTCAGGCCGCCGCCATCGAGGCCGCCACGCTCGCCGCCAGTGCCGCTCCCGCGCCGGGCACGGTCAGCGCCGAAGAAGCGGCCCTGCAACGCAAGCAGCGCCGCAAGTCGTCGGTCTACGAGCACAACCTGGAAAACGTCCGCGAAATGGCCAAGGAAGATCCGCGCCTGGTCGCCATGATCGTCCGCACCTGGATGAGCAAAGATGATTGAGATGACGCCCGTACGCCGCAGCGCGATCCTGCTGCTGTGCCTGGATGAGGACAGCGCCGCCGAGGTCATCAAGTTCCTGCCGCCCAAGGACGTGGAAATCGTCAGTATGGAAATGGCCCGCCTGACGCAGATTTCCCACGAGGAAATGCGTCAGGTGCTCGAAGAGTTCATGGACGAGACCGAGCAGTACGCGGCGATCAACATCCACTCCAGCGACCACATCCGCGCCGTGCTGACCAAGGCGCTCGGCAGCGAACGGGCCACCAGCCTGATCGAGGACATCCTCGAAACCAGCAACACCGGCTCGGGCATGGACAAGCTCAACCTGATGGAGGCCTCGACGGTCGCCGAGATGATCCGCGACGAACACCCGCAGATCATCGCCACCATCCTCGTCCACCTGGAGCGCCACCAGGCCGCCGACATCCTCGAACTGTTCGACGAACGACTGCGCAACGACATCGTCCTGCGTATCGCCACCTTCAGCGGCGTGCAGCCGGTGGCCCTGCAGGAACTCACCGAGGTACTCGGCGGCATGCTCGACGGTCAGAACCTCAAGCGCAGCAAGATGGGCGGCGTGAGAACCGCGGCGGAAATCCTCAACCTGATGAATTCCAGCCAGGAAGAGGTCGCCATCCAGACCGTGCGCGCCCACAGCGAGGACCTGGCACAGAAGATCCTCGACGAGATGTTCCTGTTCGAGAACCTGCTGGACGTGGACAACCGCGGCATCCAGCTGATCCTCAAGGAAGTCGATACCAACTCGCTGGTCATCGCCCTCAAGGGCGCCCCGCCGGCGCTGCTGGAGAAGTTCCTGATGAACATGTCGCAGCGTGCCGCCCAGCTGCTCAAGGAGGACATGGAGGCGCGCGGCCCGATCCGCATCTCCCAGGTCGAGAGCGAGCAGAAGGCCATCCTGCAGATCGTCCGCCGCCTGGCCGACAGCGGCGAGATAGTCCTGGGCGGCGGGGACGACGCCTATGTCTGACCGCGGCTCGCGCGACGGCAGCGAACAGTGGCGCCCCTGGCAGATGGACGAACTGGAGCGTCCGGCCGACAGCGCACAACCCGATCAGGACAGCCTGCGCCGCGAAGCCATTCGTCGCCAGGCGTTCCGCCGCAACGCCGAGCTCGAAGCCCTGCGCCGCCAGGCTCACGAGCAGGCGCGCCAGCAGGGCCACGAGGAGGGCTTCGCCGCCGGACGCGCCGAGGGATACGCCCAGGGCCTCGAAGAGGGCCGCCGCGCCGGCGAACAGGAGCTGCAGCTGCAGATCGCCCAGACCCTGCAGCCACTGCGCCAGCTCGCCGAAGAGTTCCGCAAGGCGCTGGCCCACCTGGACGAGCAGATCGCCGACCAGCTGGTCGGCCTGGCCATGGCCACCGGCCGCCATCTGGCCGGCGAGGCGCTGCAGACCCATCCCGAACAGATCCTCGCCATCGTCCGCGAACTGCTGCACGCCGAGCCGGCGCTGACCGGCAAGCCGCGCCTGTGGCTGCACCCGGCCGACCTGCTGCTGGTCAGGGCGCACCTCGGCAACGAACTGGCCGCTGCCGGCTGGCAGCTGCAGCCGGACGAGCTGGTCAGCCGCGGCGGCTGCCGGGTCAACAGTGCCAGCGGCGAGCTAGACGCGACTTGGGAAAGCCGCTGGGACAGCCTGCTCGAACAGCTGCGCCATCGCCAGTCCCCCGGCGCCAGCCACACCGCGCCATGACCTCCGCCGCCGCCCATCGCCAGCGCTGGCTGCACGCTCTGGACAGCGTGCAGCAGCGCATCACGGAACTCCCCGCCTACCGCACCAGCGGGCGCATCGTGCGCGCCACCGGCATGGTGCTGGAAGCCGTCGGCCTGCGCATTCCGCTCGGCGGCGTCTGCCGCATCGAACT harbors:
- the fliF gene encoding flagellar basal-body MS-ring/collar protein FliF; amino-acid sequence: MSGTLGTQSNPQEAPPLSRLLDQMRSKPLIPLLIAGAAVLAIVVALLLWAQAPEYRVIYSNLSEADGGRIIAELDKRAIPYRIGEGGQTLQVPADKVHALRLQLAEQGLPQGGNVGFELLDNQAFGVSQFAEQINFQRGLEGELARSIEALGPVARARIHLAMGRQSVFVREREPASASVVLNLHPGRELGEGQVNAIVHMVSSSVPGLSAEAVTVVDQNGRLLSLPTSGSRDLDGTQLSYIDEVERSYQRRIENILLPILGRENVRAQVVAQIDFSSREQTAERYGPNQPPNEAAVRSQQLSENYLGGDQLARGVPGALTNSPPNTPPPAPPATTDAAQPPAAQQTDAAAATNAANDAQAPATANAQTGTAQGSSSLKRDQLINYEVDRSVEHVQHRRGNIQRLTAAVVINYRDAVNAEGEAIREPLSAEELENINRLVRQAMGFSAMRGDELEVINSPFAPQEETVEVTEWWKTPEFFNLASSLSRYLLVAFIALLLWLLILRPLKRRHDETLEAAAAQAAAIEAATLAASAAPAPGTVSAEEAALQRKQRRKSSVYEHNLENVREMAKEDPRLVAMIVRTWMSKDD
- the fliG gene encoding flagellar motor switch protein FliG, producing MTPVRRSAILLLCLDEDSAAEVIKFLPPKDVEIVSMEMARLTQISHEEMRQVLEEFMDETEQYAAINIHSSDHIRAVLTKALGSERATSLIEDILETSNTGSGMDKLNLMEASTVAEMIRDEHPQIIATILVHLERHQAADILELFDERLRNDIVLRIATFSGVQPVALQELTEVLGGMLDGQNLKRSKMGGVRTAAEILNLMNSSQEEVAIQTVRAHSEDLAQKILDEMFLFENLLDVDNRGIQLILKEVDTNSLVIALKGAPPALLEKFLMNMSQRAAQLLKEDMEARGPIRISQVESEQKAILQIVRRLADSGEIVLGGGDDAYV
- the fliH gene encoding flagellar assembly protein FliH translates to MSDRGSRDGSEQWRPWQMDELERPADSAQPDQDSLRREAIRRQAFRRNAELEALRRQAHEQARQQGHEEGFAAGRAEGYAQGLEEGRRAGEQELQLQIAQTLQPLRQLAEEFRKALAHLDEQIADQLVGLAMATGRHLAGEALQTHPEQILAIVRELLHAEPALTGKPRLWLHPADLLLVRAHLGNELAAAGWQLQPDELVSRGGCRVNSASGELDATWESRWDSLLEQLRHRQSPGASHTAP